One genomic window of Eleginops maclovinus isolate JMC-PN-2008 ecotype Puerto Natales chromosome 12, JC_Emac_rtc_rv5, whole genome shotgun sequence includes the following:
- the LOC134874218 gene encoding transcription factor BTF3-like, translated as MKESIMNQEKLAKLQAQVRIGGKGSARRKKKVVHRTATADDKKLQFSLKKLGVNNISGIEEVNMFTNQGTVIHFNNPKVQASLAANTFTITGHAENKQLTEMLPGILNQLGADSLTSLRRLAETLPKSAGDINAPMVAAEEEEEEDDDVPDLVENFDEASKDEAN; from the exons ATGAAGGAGTCGATAATGAACCAGGAGAAGCTCGCCAAACTGCAGGCGCAGGTCCGCATAGGCGGCAAG GGGTCAGCGCGTAGAAAGAAGAAGGTGGTGCACAGAACAGCAACAGCAGATGACAAGAAGCTGCAGTTCTCCCTCAAAAAACTGGGAGTCAACAACATCTCTGGCATTGAAGAG GTGAATATGTTCACAAACCAGGGGACAGTGATCCACTTCAATAACCCCAAAGTGCAGGCTTCACTGGCTGCCAACACTTTCACCATCACAGGGCACGCTGAGAACAAGCAGCTCACAGAGATGCTCCCAGGAATCCTGAACCAGCTAGGAGCCGACAGCCTTACCAGTCTCAGGAGATTAGCAGAGACCCTGCCCAAATCAG CTGGAGATATCAATGCCCCCATGGTTGctgctgaagaggaggaggaggaggatgatgatgttCCAG atCTTGTTGAAAACTTTGACGAGGCTTCAAAGGACGAGGCAAACTGA
- the il12b2 gene encoding interleukin-12 subunit beta, with product MKSLFLWMSGLLFISLTGAHDLKHFLENFVVAKRNDANPVTLTCRTNIEGPVTWKFHGAELEDVDIEDNVQQNGPNLSVSEVDKPMLGKYSCWRGEDILSSTYLLLEAEEEDTSDFFSINCRAKSYDCNFSCAWVPKGQYPVRLGLGRDCSEGGKTCDWVSSDLIKDGRFQFEFYHSLSPYTEESTKLELTAEAIVNLSILRRTMRFYVRDIIIPDSPKIVSCQEGKEDLNVTIDAPSSWSTPHSYFSLEHEIEYILKDDGTSGYSSSGLIPKRISKLRVHSRDPLVPSSWSEWTPWKNVTC from the exons ATG AAATCTCTGTTTCTGTGGATGAGTGGCCTTTTGTTCATCAGCCTCACTGGAGCACATGACCTCAAACACTTTCTGGAAAACT TTGTGGTGGCAAAAAGGAATGATGCAAATCCAGTCACACTGACCTGCCGTACAAATATCGAAGGACCTGTCACATGGAAATTTCATGGTGCAGAGCTGGAGGATGTTGACATTGAGGACAATGTCCAGCAGAACGGTCCAAATCTCTCCGTGTCAGAGGTAGATAAACCCATGTTGGGAAAATACAGCTGCTGGAGAGGAGAAGACATTTTATCATCAACCTATCTGCTGCTGGAGGCTGAGGAGGAAGACACGTCTG ATTTTTTCTCTATCAATTGTCGGGCAAAGTCATATGACTGTAACTTCAGCTGTGCATGGGTCCCCAAAGGACAATATCCAGTGCGCCTTGGACTGGGTCGTGACTg CAGTGAAGGTGGGAAGACGTGTGATTGGGTCAGCAGTGATCTGATCAAGGATGGGAGATTCCAGTTTGAGTTTTACCACTCGCTCTCACCTTACACTGAGGAAAGCACCAAGCTGGAGCTCACCGCAGAGGCCATTGTTAACCTCTCCATCCTCAGGAGAACCATGAGATTTTATGTCAGAGACATCA TTATACCTGATAGCCCCAAGATTGTGAGCTGTCAGGAGGGGAAGGAGGACCTGAACGTCACCATCGATGCACCATCCAGCTGGTCTACTCCGCACAGCTACTTCAGCCTGGAGCACgaaattgaatacattttaaaagatgatgGCACG AGTGGATATTCTTCATCTGGTCTGATACCGAAGAGGATCAGCAAGCTGAGGGTTCACTCCAGAGACCCGCTGGTGCCCTCGTCCTGGAGCGAGTGGACTCCCTGGAAAAATGTAACCTGTTGA
- the LOC134874217 gene encoding protease-associated domain-containing protein 1-like translates to MAKVVRKTAFLLYLWSVFIQFTSISGLGVNELLYFRVISPEEIGYIFSAAPAKDFGGDFTYSYDKIFLVPADPADGCSDLEDREIIQGQVVLVERGGCSFVQKARHVEEAGGKAVLIADNAVDNDSQYLDMITDGSTAKPSIPALFLLGRDGMMIRRSLQRHAMPWAVISIPVNVSSLASFPLKQPPWTLW, encoded by the exons ATGGCAAAGGTTGTTCGGAAGACAGCTTTCCTGTTATACCTCTGGAGTGTTTTCATACAGTTCACTAGCATTTCAG GTCTTGGGGTCAATGAACTGCTTTATTTCCGGGTCATCAGTCCAGAGGAGATAGGGTACATATTCAGTGCAGCACCTGCCAAAGACTTTGGAGGAGACTTT ACGTATTCATATGATAAGATTTTCCTCGTGCCAGCAGACCCAGCAGATGGCTGTTCAGACCTGGAGGACAGAGAAATCATACAGGGACAAGTAGTCCTGGTGGAGAGAGG AGGTTGCTCCTTTGTGCAAAAGGCCCGACATGTGGAGGAAGCAGGAGGCAAAGCAGTTCTGATTGCTGATAATGCAGTAGACAATGACAGTCAGTACCTGGATATGATCACTGATGGAAGCACGGCTAAACCAAGCATACCTGCCCTATTCCTGCTGGGGCGTGATGG AATGATGATCAGACGATCCCTTCAGAGACATGCAATGCCGTGGGCTGTCATTTCCATTCCTGTCAATGTTTCATCTCTGGCCTCATTTCCCCTAAAGCAGCCCCCATGGACACTGTGGTAG
- the utp15 gene encoding U3 small nucleolar RNA-associated protein 15 homolog, whose protein sequence is MASFKPTKIQVYPKLGEKVTQDTLYWKNYKSPVQIKEFGAITNIDFSPVAPHNFAVTAFTRIHIYGPFSQEPVKTFTRFKDTAYCGRFRSDGQLLVAGCEDSVVRLFDVSGKVALRMFKGHTKAVHVTDFTSDRYRILSGSDDYTCRLWDLPNATELNTYQEHTDYIRCGVSSKLNRDLFITGSYDHTLKLFDARADKSVMTMDHGHPVESLLLYPSEGLLVSAGGRYVKVWDLLKGGQPLVSLKNHHKTVTSLCLSSSGQRLLSASLDRHVKVYNTTNYKVVHNFDYAASILSLALAPDDESIVVGMTNSILNIKHRKSLEESKEISGQQRRRPSYRVFVKGKNFSPKQDDYLVSKPVKQHLAKYDKQLKKFNVTKALDTALETWTRHRKPEITVAVMKELDRRGTLKNALAGRDEQGVARLLNFLIGNVVDPRFAPVLVTVAEMILDIYQSVMGQSPVVDRQLLRLQDLLEREIDYQQDLLEVLGMLDTMFASSFPRKEVPCPGISRANGLAQGEEGTLRPQIQAT, encoded by the exons ATGGCTTCATTTAAACCTACCAAAATCCAAGTCTATCCTAAGCTTGGAGAGAAAGTCACACAGGACACACTGTACTGGAAAAACTACAAG TCTCCGGTCCAGATAAAAGAATTTGGAGCAATCACAAATATAGACTTCTCACCTGTGGCCCCACACAACTTTGCTGTGACAGCATTCACAAGA ATCCACATTTACGGGCCATTCTCCCAGGAACCTGTGAAGACATTTACACGGTTTAAGGACACTGCATACTGTGGCAGGTTCAGGTCCGATGGTCAGCTGCTCGTGGCGGGATGTGAGGACTCTGTGGTCCGACTGTTTGATGTCAGCGGCAAGGTGGCTCTAAGGATGTTCAAAGGTCACACAAA GGCTGTACATGTCACAGACTTTACCTCAGACCGTTACCGGATCCTTTCAGGGTCAGACGACTACACATGTCGACTTTGGGACCTCCCAAATGCTACTGAGCTTAACACCTACCAAGAACACACAGATTACATTCGTTGTGGCGTCTCCAGCAAACTCAACAGAGATCTCTTCATTACTG GATCTTATGACCACACACTAAAACTGTTTGATGCCCGAGCGGATAAGAGTGTGATGACCATGGACCACGGCCATCCAGTGGAAAGTCTGCTTCTCTATCCTTCTGAGGGACTCCTCGTCTCTGCAG GTGGCCGCTATGTGAAAGTGTGGGATCTGCTAAAAGGAGGACAGCCTCTGGTGTCCCTGAAGAACCATCACAAAACTGTCACCTCTTTGTGTCTCAGCAGCAGCGGCCAGAGACTGCTGTCAGCTTCTCTGGACAG GCATGTAAAGGTGTACAACACAACCAACTACAAAGTGGTTCACAACTTTGACTACGCTGCCTCCATCCTCAGTCTGGCTCTGGCT ccGGATGATGAATCAATTGTTGTGGGTATGACCAATAGTATCCTGAATATCAAACACAGGAAAAGCCTAGAAGAGTCGAAGGAAATCTCTGGCCAACAGAGGCGACGACCGTCATATCGTGTTTTTGTGAAGGGGAAGAACTTCAGCCCTAAACAG GATGATTATCTCGTCAGCAAGCCAGTGAAACAGCATCTGGCCAAATATGACAAGCAGCTCAAGAAATTTAATGTAACAAAGGCATTGGATACAGCTCTGGAG ACATGGACCAGACACCGAAAGCCAGAGATCACAGTGGCTGTTATGAAGGAGCTGGATCGAAGGGGGACGTTGAAGAACGCTCTGGCAGGAAGGGATGAACAGGGTGTTGCTCGGTTGCTCAACTTTCTCATAGG GAACGTGGTTGACCCCAGGTTTGCTCCTGTCCTCGTCACAGTGGCAGAGATGATCCTGGACATCTATCAGTCGGTCATGGGACAGTCTCCAGTTGTAGACCGTCAGCTGCTGCGTCTGCAGGACCTGCTGGAGAGAGAGATCGACTACCAGCAGGACCTCCTGGAGGTGCTTGGCATGTTGGACACAATGTTCGCCTCCTCCTTCCCGAGGAAGGAAGTGCCATGCCCTGGCATCAGCAGGGCTAATGGCCTGGCGCAGGGAGAAGAGGGTACCTTGAGACCACAGATTCAGGCCACCTGA